In Astyanax mexicanus isolate ESR-SI-001 chromosome 24, AstMex3_surface, whole genome shotgun sequence, the genomic stretch TTCCTGGTGAACCGCGTTCAGGACTACATTCAGAGCAAGATCGTCTACTACCTCATGAACATACATGTTCACTCACACTCCATCTACCTGTGCCGGCACGGCGAGAGTGACCATAACCTGCAGGGTCGCATCGGGGGCGACTCGGAGCTCTCTCCCCGTGGTAAACAGGTCAGTGGCTAATAAAGCAGGTCTTCTTTACTCAGGGGAGCAGAGATTGAAGCAGTCTTAATTAACCTTTGCATGACTgcataaataaaaggaaaaggaATATGCAATCTGAAAATTTAAatactgctgctgtgtgtgttttttacgaTTATTGCAGCGGATAAAAATAAGTTGGTAAGTTAAATGAAAGCTGGaggagataattgtttttttacagttattattggtaaatataaaaaatggtaTAAAATGCCAATGGTATGAAATGCCATAGCGTACAACAGTTCTACACGCAAGTTGTAAAGGCCCTAAAAATTACTTATGCACCCAGTGTGCAccttattttctcattttacttATTAACTGTATTTATTGATTGAATCATTGTTGccacagaattattattattattttttttatttgttgaaaaTATGAAAAGCTTTTAGTGTTCTTGATTGTTATCCAGATTATATTAATTTGACCTGCCATGTCCTTTAATGTTGATATTTCTcaccaaaacaacaaaaagaaaaaaaacgtaaTAGCTGACTAGATTGGACaaattataaatacatatatatatatatgtatttataaaaataataaaaaatacagaaataaaaaaaaattgaaaaaagaaaaacatacatttatttcagacctcattttaatatatttttttaaatgagccATTATTGTAAGTgtacagtaaaaaagaaaatcttttttttgtctttttaattttCCCCTTgaaattatctgttttttttttttttattattatttttttatttgagatactaaatcattgaGGACTGCCAAGATGAATTGTTTCTATGTTAATGAGGAATCCTAaccctctctctcgctttttttatttctcttgtaCAGTTTGCAGCAGCTCTGCGTGAGTTTATAGAGGAGCATGGTTTGTCTGATCTGAAGGTGTGGACCAGCCAGCTCAGAAGAACCATTCAGACAGCCGAGGCTCTGGGAGTTCCCTACGAACAGTGGAAGATCCTGAATGAGATTGATGCTGTGAGTACTGCCACGTCACCTCCAAGTGTTCCTTTAGCAtccccaagtgtccctttgggcacccccaagtgtccctttgggcatctccaggtgtcccttttgggcatctccaagtgcccttttgggcatctccaggtgtccttttgccatcttcaagtgtcattttgggcatctccaagtgtccctttgagcatctccaagtgttccttttggcatctccaagggtTCTTTTGCCATattcaagtgtcattttgggcatctccaggtgtccctttgggcatctccaagtgtcattttggacatctccatgtgtccctttgggcatctccaagggttCTTTTGCCAtcttcaagtgtcattttgggcatctccaagtgtccctttgggcatctccaagtgtcattttggacatctccaagtgtccctttgggcatctccaagatcCTTTTGGCATCTCTAGGTGTCATTtttggcatttccaagtgtcctttttggcaatccccgtgtccatttgggcatctccaagtgtcattttgggcatctccaagtgtccttttgggcatctgcaagtgtccctttgggcatcgcgaagtgtccctttgggcatcgcgaagtgtccctttgggcatcgcaaagtgtccctttgggcatctccaagtgtcccttttgggcatctccaagtgtcattttaggcatctccaagtgtcattttgggcatctccaagtgtcattttgggcatcttcaagtgtccgttttgacatctccaagtgtcccttttggcatctccaagtgtcattttgggcatctccaagtgtcattttaggcatctccaagggtcattttgggcatctccaagtgtcattttaggcatctccaagtgtcattttgggaatctccaagtgcccttttgggcatccccaagtgtccctttgggcatctccaggtgtccctttggcatctccaagtgtaccttttggcatctccaagtgtccctttggcatctccaagtgtccctttggcatctccaagtgtccctttgggcatctccaagtgttccttttggcatctccaagtgtccttttgggcatccccaagtgtccctttgggcatctccaggtgtccctttgggcatctccgggtgtcccttttgggcatctccaaatgacccttttggcatctccaagtgtccctttgggcatctccaagtgttccttttggcatctccaagtgtccttttgggcatccccaagtgtccctttgggcatctccaggtgtccctttgggcatctccgggtgtcccttttgggcatctccaaatgacccttttggcatctccaagggtTCTTTtgccatctccaagtgtcattttgggcatctccaagtgtccctttggcatctccaagggttcttttggcatctccaagggtTCTTTTGCCATCTCCAGGtgtcccttttggcatctccaagtgtccctttggcatCTCCAATGGTTCTTTTGGCATCTTCAAGGGTTCTTTTGCCATCTCCAAGTGTAATTTTGGGCGTCTATAAGTGTCCCTtagggcatcttcaagtgtccctttggcatctccaagtgcccttttgggcatccccaagtgtccctttgggcatctccaggtgtccctttggcatctccaagtgtccctttggcatCTCCACGGGTTCTTTtgccatctccaagtgtccctttgggcatctccaagtgtccctttgggcatctccaagtgtccctttgggcatctccaagtgtccctttgggcatctccaaatgtccctttgggcatctccaaatgtccctttgggcatctccaaatgtccctttgggcatctccaaatgtccctttgggcatctccaagtgtccctttgggcatctccaagtgttattttgggcatcttcaagtgtccgttttggcatctccaagtgtcattttgggtatCCCCAAGTTTCATTTTTGGCaactccaagtgtccctttggcatctccaagtgacccttttgggcatatccaagtgtccGTTTTGGGCATCCTAAAGTGTCTGTTTTgagcatcttcaagtgtccctttAATTGCAGAATGTTTTAATtgcagatgatttttttttttcaattgattGAAACAACTTGACACTACACTACTTTTCAcccatattcttttttttttttgttatttcagggtGTGTGTGAAGAGATGACATATGATATGATTCAGAGCACATTTCCTGAAGAGTTTGCGCTGAGAGATCAGGACAAGTACCATTATAGATACCCGGGAGGAGAGGTGCAGTATAATTTCATTACTGTGACTTTCTACACAGACTATAGAGACGCTGTAAAGCTTATCTCAGCATGTTTCTGGCCAGattaagcatttattttctcTCCTGTACTGTAGTCCTATCAGGACCTGGTGCAGCGACTGGAACCAGTCATTATGGAACTGGAGAGACAGGGAAACGTGCTGGTCGTCTGTCACCAGGCTGTCATGAGATGTCTTCTAGCGTATTTTTTGGACAAAAGTGCAGGTTCCTCTCACCTCAATAAACTTAACTAAACACATTTGAATACTGACTGGGACTTCATGGCAGTTGGTTGgaataatttttgtatttttgacttttctctttattttagaTGATCTACCCTACCTGAAGTGTCCTCTTCACACTGTTCTGAAGCTCACTCCTGTTGCTTATGGTATATCCTGATAAATTTTATCCACATTCTTTTATCCTTGGTAGTCAAGTACGTCTCCAGTTAGTCAAACTAAATCTAATTTATGTGTTGGAGGGAATATGCAAATTTGCTCATTGCTTGGCAGTTATTACTGCAGTCTTGAATTATTACTGGTGGATGAATGAATCTGATGCCTTTACACAGTTATAACGTGTGGTTCacatgcgtctcagaccacctccaaaaGTGATTAAAGTGATCTTGACAGTGTTTACATTAGTATTTTTGAATCAGAATTATTCAGATATATACCTGACACTCAAGGTACATAAagtaaccaggtgtaaacagggccttttttatttttttttattgcttattgctttttaaatgtgttttattcaattattatcattattatatattaatataaatgttaattaaataaaaacaatatgaacCAATAATAAAGTTAGAAATGAATATGTTTTCACAATGATTaactaaaattaacaaaaaaaaaaaaattgtggttgttattattataagtttttattattagtgaCCTTTTTTTGTTTGCTGGCCCAGTACTTCTAATATCTTTAATATGTTGATTTGCTTCCACTCCAGGTTGTAAAGTGGAGTTGTTTCACCTGAATGTGGAGGCAGTAAACACACACCGTGACCGACCACTTGTAAGTCACACTCTGCTCATCTAactagtaaaattattattaataggcCTTGTTCTGTAGTTGATATTAAAAACGCAGGGGATTAACTCCACTCTGCATGTGTGCTGTTTTCTCTTTGGCCTGAATTATTTCAGCATTTGACTTGGAATGGCATTTTTATTACAGCGCTGGTCTCTGTATGCCCTGTCGTTTAATCAAACGAGCAATCGGAACGTTtgattaaattacatattttttgtttctgtttgctCTTTTGTGAGGTTTCTGCTTGGAGCCTGGTAAAATCTTAGTTCGCAACATGCTTGATTTACCTTTACTGTTTTAACTTGACATTGAAAAATGGACGACAGCAGTGATGGAGGATTTCTGTGGTGGAAGAGTGAAGAAACATACTTATCTATTAATATATTTGGACTGATATTTCTGTTCAAACTGAATTAGAAGGCCCATATTGCAACCACACTGTGATTGAggtgctgctgcagtgtcagAAGAAGGAAACTAAGGGTGCAACCCAATGAAGTAGGTGTGGACAAAGTGTGTGTACTTATTCACAATGAGCTGGAACACATTCTTAGTAGTAATCCCAGCTGTAGCCACTGGAATGCCTTTAAAGTTCCTTCTGATGCTAgaaagaatgaaactgaaacttcacacgAAGCACCAAAGCTTTTACTGGTGGCATTTGATTCTCTCACTTTAattatatctgtctctctgttttttttcttatatatatatatatatatatatatatatatatatatatatatataatactttctctctcactctctctttctttctctgtctctctctctctcccctgtccaaatatatattaaaaaaaagattacggCAGGTTTTGAAATAGAACATACAGATTCATCCGCCTATACAACTTATTTTTGGTCAAAacaatattgtattttatgtcatgCTAAACAGAAACCCTAATCAGTGTTGTCAGTTCTGATATCTCCTACAGGCCATGATTGGTTCTAATCATCATTCCAGTAGTTCTGATGCCTTCTCTAGACTGTGATTAGTCCTATTCACCATGTTATATGTTCTGAACTCTATTCCAGACTTTAATTAGTTTTACACATCACAATCTCATTAGTTCTGAGACCTCCTTCAAACTTTGTTTGGATCTAATGCCCATCTTTTATTTCTGATCCGTGATGGAGTGATCTAATCACCATCAAATTTGTCCTGACACTTACTTCTAGTAATTTATAATTATAAGAGACTTCCTTCAGAGTGTGATTGTTTCTAATCACCTTCACATTTGTTTTAAGACCTCCTACAGTCtgattggttctaatcaccaTCTAATTTGTCCTGACACTTACTtctagttatttattattattattattattattattattattattattattattattattattattattattattgttattgttattattattattattattattattattattattattattattattattataagagacTTCTTCCAGAGGGTGATTTTTCTAATCACAATTAACATTTGTTTTAAGACCTTTTATAGAAAAATTGGTTCTATTCTCCATCCCcagattatgatttttttatcacCATTCCAGTTGTTCTGATGCTTCCTTCATACTGTGATTAGTCTGTATCAACAAATTATTTGTTTGGAGCCATATTCCAGACTGTAATTGGTTCTAATCACCATCTAATTTGTCCTGACACTTTCTTCTAGTTATTTATCACCTTCACATTTGTTTTAAGATCTTCTACAGGCTGATTCTAATTGGTTCTAATCCCCATCTTTTAGTCCCCAGACTTCCTCCAgattgtgattggttctaatcactTCCTTCtagttatttattgtttaatgagACTTTTTCCAGAACGATTGTTTCAAATCACCATTTCAGTTGTTCTGATGCCTCCCCAAGACTGTGATTAGTCCTAATCACCATCTCATTGGTTCGGAGACCTTTTACAGACTCATATTATTTGTTCTGAGTCTTGCTCCAAATTGTACCGGGTTCTAATCACCACCTTATTAGTTTTGAGACCTCCTTTAGACATTGATTGCCTCTAATCACTATCCTTAAGTTCTGAAACCTCCCCTGTCTGTAACTGTTTTCTTCTAATCCCATATTGTTTCTACTATTTTCTTACTAATTTTGTTTCATTTCTgtccctgtgtttttttttattctctctttgtCTTCCTGTAACACTGGCCTTTTCTCACGTCTTGAACCAGGGTAAATCTTGGACGGGCCCAGCCCCTCTGATGCTGCGGCGGAATAGTTACACCCCCCTGTCCAGTCACGACCAGGTCAAACGCCCGCGTCTGTACAGCGCAGGGAACCGGCCCTGGCTGCCTCTGGCGCCGTCCCCCTCCGGCCTGCACTTCCCCAATACACCTGATGGGGTTCTGCTGCAAAGCCAAGTTAGTGTCTGAGCCAGGTTGCTGAAATTGGCAGCTCACTAACCCAATGACTCAAATGACCCAATCAGCCCCACTTCAGTTCCCTCTTAACCCCTGTCCACGTTTCACACCACCCCAGGCCTGCTGACCAGTCTCTCCCCCTGCACCTGCCGTCCTGTGGCGCTGGTTGTGCTAACAGCATGGTCTGTTTGATTGATTCTGTTGGTGTGGTTTACTGGTCTCTCTGTCCGTTTGCTCCTCTGCTGTTATTCAGACATATCTTTATGCTTTAGCATGTCTTTTTGCTCTCATTGTGAGTGTTGTGCCACTTGTGGGTGTTTGCTTGCCCTTGTCTGTGCTCTCACTGACCTCTGCTGGCCACATCTTTTCTTCATGGTTCGGGTGCTAATTTAGCACCAATACAAAACACTTATTCACTGTATCACTGGTAAAAGTTTTACTTTCAACATTTTCAAAGTGTTGGTTTAATCATAAATCCATTTTTTGACCTCAGGTGTAGCTAATGGGCTAATGGGTTaagcatttgattttttttcgtTAAGTTTCACTAAAGCTACAAAACTCCTTaaaggatttctcctttaaaactcACACTtagctgtgtttgtttattgtgtaATCTTAAATAACCTCAGAAAAAAGTCAAACTTCAAGTACAAAGATACATATACTGCTAACATTATTTTTTAGCTATGTATAGCTTGTTAGCTGTATTATGCTAGTTATGATTGTTAGCTGTATTAGACTTGTTCTTCAGTGCAAAACAGAAAgagcaaatgtttgtggacaacctTTAATGCATACAATGGGGCGacccatttttttaaattattgttattttcagTTATCATTCTTCATTGCATAGCAGTGAATCCTCTAGCCACTTATATGATAATatttattaa encodes the following:
- the pfkfb2b gene encoding 6-phosphofructo-2-kinase/fructose-2,6-bisphosphatase 2 isoform X1 encodes the protein MSACLQRDTGLSGSAEAKRAEPRANEKKCSWASYMTNSPTLIVMIGLPARGKTYMSKKLTRYLNWIGVPTKVFNLGVYRREAVRSYKSYDFFRHDNEEAMKIRKQCALVALQDVKVYFNEEGGQIAVFDATNTTRERRDLILNFVKENAYKVFFVESVCDDPDVIAANIMEVKVSSPDYPEAHRERVMDDFLKRIECYKVTYQPLDPEDYDKDLSFIQVMNVGRRFLVNRVQDYIQSKIVYYLMNIHVHSHSIYLCRHGESDHNLQGRIGGDSELSPRGKQFAAALREFIEEHGLSDLKVWTSQLRRTIQTAEALGVPYEQWKILNEIDAGVCEEMTYDMIQSTFPEEFALRDQDKYHYRYPGGESYQDLVQRLEPVIMELERQGNVLVVCHQAVMRCLLAYFLDKSADDLPYLKCPLHTVLKLTPVAYGCKVELFHLNVEAVNTHRDRPLGKSWTGPAPLMLRRNSYTPLSSHDQVKRPRLYSAGNRPWLPLAPSPSGLHFPNTPDGVLLQSQSRVAGGCMNPCVKESTLTAQKKLLTASASE
- the pfkfb2b gene encoding 6-phosphofructo-2-kinase/fructose-2,6-bisphosphatase 2 isoform X2, coding for MSACLQRDTGLSGSAEAKRAEPRANEKKCSWASYMTNSPTLIVMIGLPARGKTYMSKKLTRYLNWIGVPTKVFNLGVYRREAVRSYKSYDFFRHDNEEAMKIRKQCALVALQDVKVYFNEEGGQIAVFDATNTTRERRDLILNFVKENAYKVFFVESVCDDPDVIAANIMEVKVSSPDYPEAHRERVMDDFLKRIECYKVTYQPLDPEDYDKDLSFIQVMNVGRRFLVNRVQDYIQSKIVYYLMNIHVHSHSIYLCRHGESDHNLQGRIGGDSELSPRGKQFAAALREFIEEHGLSDLKVWTSQLRRTIQTAEALGVPYEQWKILNEIDAGVCEEMTYDMIQSTFPEEFALRDQDKYHYRYPGGESYQDLVQRLEPVIMELERQGNVLVVCHQAVMRCLLAYFLDKSADDLPYLKCPLHTVLKLTPVAYGCKVELFHLNVEAVNTHRDRPLGKSWTGPAPLMLRRNSYTPLSSHDQVKRPRLYSAGNRPWLPLAPSPSGLHFPNTPDGVLLQSQEPLCEGIDSDSSEEAADCFRF